A stretch of the Syntrophorhabdaceae bacterium genome encodes the following:
- a CDS encoding thiamine pyrophosphate-binding protein, protein MMKVSDYIAKYLAGYGVRHVFMLTGGGAMHLNDSFGKEPGIQCIFNHHEQACAIAAEGYARVTGKLAVVNVTTGPGGLNTLTGVMGQWTDSVPVLYISGQVRYDTTVYSCREIGLRQLGDQEICIVDIVKPITKFAYVVTDPLKIKYYLDKAIYIATHGRPGPVWLDIPMNIQGAIVDEDKLIEYNEKEDIGELLLDDVEIKVNETLELLKKSVRPVIIAGHGIRIAKAEHLLTRIIEKIKIPVLSTFNGFDLIDNDNPYYIGRIGTIGDRAGNFALQNSDFVLCIGTRNNIRQISYNWETFARKAKKIVIDIDKAELKKPTIKIDLPINVNAKDFLLKLDEQIEKTSIPDYSKWLVWCLERKIRYPVVINEYLNDSIGVHPYYFVQQLTKNMYNEDVLIAGNGSACVILFQAGIVKKGQRIFWNSGCASMGYDLPAAIGACFGNNKKNTICLAGDGSLQLNIQELITVVYHKLPLKIFYLNNGGYISIKQTQSNFFKGNFVGCDEQSGVGFPDIIKIAKAYGLVVKVIKDHKNIDKKIKSILDNDKPVLCEVKLTNDYIFAPKLSSERKPNGKIVSKPLEDMFPFLDRDEFRSNMIVEPIEE, encoded by the coding sequence ATGATGAAAGTTTCTGATTATATTGCAAAATATCTAGCCGGTTACGGTGTTCGCCATGTATTCATGTTAACTGGTGGTGGAGCAATGCATCTTAATGATTCCTTTGGAAAGGAGCCAGGAATTCAATGTATTTTTAACCATCACGAACAGGCATGTGCGATTGCTGCAGAAGGTTATGCCCGTGTTACGGGAAAACTGGCTGTTGTAAATGTAACGACAGGCCCAGGTGGCTTAAATACCTTGACAGGAGTGATGGGGCAGTGGACTGACTCAGTGCCAGTTTTATATATATCAGGGCAAGTTAGATACGATACAACAGTATATTCCTGTAGAGAAATTGGATTAAGACAGCTTGGAGACCAGGAGATCTGCATAGTAGATATTGTAAAACCGATAACCAAATTTGCATATGTGGTGACAGATCCATTAAAAATAAAATATTATTTAGATAAGGCAATATACATTGCCACTCATGGCAGGCCTGGACCTGTGTGGCTTGATATTCCAATGAACATTCAAGGCGCTATTGTTGATGAGGATAAATTAATTGAATATAATGAAAAAGAAGACATTGGTGAATTGTTATTAGATGACGTCGAAATAAAAGTGAATGAAACATTAGAATTACTTAAAAAATCTGTAAGGCCGGTGATTATAGCGGGTCATGGGATAAGGATAGCCAAAGCCGAACATTTATTGACAAGGATTATAGAGAAAATCAAGATTCCTGTCCTTTCAACATTTAACGGATTTGATTTAATTGATAACGATAACCCGTATTATATTGGAAGGATTGGCACAATTGGAGATAGGGCAGGCAATTTTGCATTACAGAATTCTGATTTTGTTTTATGCATAGGCACTAGAAATAATATCAGACAAATAAGCTACAATTGGGAGACTTTTGCCAGAAAGGCTAAAAAAATAGTAATAGACATAGATAAGGCAGAATTAAAAAAGCCAACAATAAAAATAGATTTACCAATAAATGTAAATGCAAAAGATTTCCTTTTAAAACTTGATGAACAAATAGAAAAAACAAGTATTCCAGACTATTCTAAATGGCTTGTTTGGTGTCTTGAAAGGAAGATTCGATATCCAGTAGTAATTAATGAATATTTAAATGATAGTATTGGTGTGCATCCATATTATTTTGTTCAGCAACTAACTAAGAATATGTATAATGAAGATGTTTTGATAGCAGGAAATGGGTCTGCATGCGTTATTCTTTTCCAGGCTGGCATTGTAAAGAAAGGGCAGAGGATTTTTTGGAATTCAGGATGTGCTTCCATGGGTTACGATCTGCCAGCTGCTATTGGAGCTTGTTTCGGTAATAATAAGAAAAATACCATATGTCTTGCAGGAGATGGTAGTTTACAATTAAACATTCAAGAGCTTATAACAGTAGTGTATCATAAATTGCCTCTAAAAATATTTTATTTAAATAATGGTGGCTACATTTCAATAAAACAGACACAATCAAATTTTTTTAAAGGAAATTTTGTAGGTTGTGATGAACAAAGTGGTGTTGGGTTTCCAGATATTATCAAAATTGCAAAGGCCTATGGTTTAGTTGTAAAAGTAATAAAAGATCACAAAAACATTGATAAAAAAATTAAATCTATTTTAGATAATGACAAACCTGTATTATGTGAAGTAAAATTAACAAATGATTATATTTTCGCACCGAAATTATCATCAGAGAGAAAACCGAACGGGAAGATTGTCTCAAAGCCCCTTGAGGACATGTTTCCATTCCTGGATAGGGATGAATTCAGAAGCAATATGATAGTAGAACCTATTGAAGAATAA
- a CDS encoding NAD(P)-dependent oxidoreductase, whose product MYNSSHTKTINALTDDLEYIISHTSDIWEELRDQKIFITGGTGFFGCWLLESFAYVNEKLKLNAQALVLTRNYESFKNKAPHIATNPAITFHYGDIRDFKFPEGHFPFIVHAATPADAKLNEENPLEMFNIITKGTEHTLEFAKSCGVKKFLMISSGAVYGRQPPNLTHIPEDFYGAPDPTNTSSAYGEGKRAAELLCILYSKKFNFELKIARCFAFLGPYLPLDIHYAVGNFIRDGLSGGQIKVNGDGTPYRSYLYAADLAIWLWTILFKGKICQAYNVGSDNAISIAELANIVAQSFNPPREVYIAKKPDPGKTFERYVPSVKKIENDLKLKQNIVLNEAILRTIKWHVCKLKKF is encoded by the coding sequence ACCAGTGATATATGGGAAGAGCTTAGGGATCAGAAAATTTTTATTACTGGCGGGACAGGGTTTTTTGGCTGCTGGCTACTTGAAAGCTTTGCATATGTAAATGAAAAATTAAAGCTGAATGCCCAAGCTTTAGTACTGACTCGTAACTATGAATCTTTTAAAAATAAAGCCCCTCATATTGCGACAAACCCTGCAATCACTTTTCATTACGGCGATATTCGTGATTTTAAATTCCCAGAAGGTCACTTTCCTTTTATTGTTCATGCAGCTACTCCGGCAGATGCAAAGCTGAATGAAGAAAACCCTCTGGAAATGTTTAACATAATTACGAAAGGGACCGAACATACATTAGAATTTGCTAAAAGCTGCGGGGTAAAAAAGTTTCTTATGATAAGTTCTGGAGCTGTTTATGGTAGACAGCCACCAAATTTAACTCACATTCCTGAAGATTTTTATGGCGCACCAGACCCGACAAATACCAGTTCTGCATATGGAGAAGGTAAGCGGGCAGCTGAACTGCTATGTATTTTATATTCAAAAAAATTTAATTTTGAGCTGAAGATTGCACGTTGTTTCGCTTTTTTAGGCCCATATTTACCCCTCGACATCCATTATGCCGTTGGTAATTTTATTCGTGATGGGCTTAGTGGTGGACAAATCAAAGTAAACGGTGACGGAACACCTTATCGCTCTTATTTATATGCTGCCGATCTGGCTATCTGGCTTTGGACTATTCTTTTTAAAGGGAAGATTTGTCAGGCATACAATGTAGGATCAGACAATGCTATCAGTATTGCCGAATTAGCTAATATTGTGGCGCAGTCATTTAATCCTCCAAGAGAGGTTTATATAGCAAAAAAACCAGATCCAGGCAAAACCTTTGAGAGATATGTACCAAGCGTAAAAAAGATAGAAAATGATTTAAAGCTTAAACAGAATATAGTTCTTAATGAAGCAATATTAAGGACTATTAAATGGCATGTTTGTAAACTAAAAAAATTTTAA